One segment of Streptomyces sp. NBC_00576 DNA contains the following:
- a CDS encoding YceD family protein produces MALNARLDHRNPLVFDTHELGRRPGALQRLTREIDAPKDLGIQGVIGVLEGAPVELELRLESVMEGVLVTGTARARAKGECVRCLEPLEQELEAEFQEMFSYPDADDRGRVKAEPADDAEDDEDVLFIEDGLFDLEPVLRDAVVLALPMQPVCQDDCPGLCSECGARLADDPGHHHDAVDIRWAALQGLAGSLEPGEKDEISGAEAQAGVDEKQEK; encoded by the coding sequence ATGGCTCTGAACGCCCGCCTCGACCACCGCAACCCTCTCGTGTTCGACACACACGAGCTGGGGCGGCGTCCTGGCGCGCTGCAGCGCCTGACCCGTGAGATCGACGCTCCCAAGGATCTCGGGATCCAGGGAGTCATCGGAGTGCTGGAAGGCGCGCCGGTGGAGCTCGAACTCCGTCTGGAGTCCGTCATGGAAGGTGTGCTTGTCACAGGCACCGCCCGTGCACGGGCCAAGGGGGAGTGCGTAAGGTGTCTGGAGCCGCTGGAGCAGGAGCTCGAAGCGGAATTCCAGGAGATGTTCTCGTACCCTGACGCCGACGACCGGGGCCGTGTGAAAGCGGAGCCGGCCGACGACGCCGAGGACGACGAGGACGTGCTCTTCATCGAGGACGGCTTGTTCGACCTCGAACCCGTGCTGCGAGATGCGGTGGTGCTCGCACTGCCGATGCAGCCGGTGTGCCAGGACGACTGTCCCGGCCTGTGCTCCGAGTGCGGAGCGCGGCTGGCGGACGACCCGGGACACCACCATGACGCCGTCGACATTCGTTGGGCGGCACTGCAGGGACTCGCAGGTTCACTCGAACCCGGCGAGAAGGACGAGATCAGCGGCGCCGAAGCGCAAGCGGGCGTCGACGAGAAGCAGGAGAAGTAG
- a CDS encoding ATP synthase F0 subunit B → MDVQKKLDEIVSSVSSARSMPMSASCVVNRADLLAMLEEVRAALPGSLAQAQELIGDREQLVEQARQEADRIIRTAHDERGSLISDTEVARRSQSEADRILAEARKEAEDVRAEADDYVDSKLANFEVVLTKTLGSVGRGREKLLGTGPGLDDQGYEDEDAPERSHDPETLRLNADKYVDVKLGAFEAVLAKTLEAVGRGRQTLHGRIASDDLGALGQDDDGNPRQHTSDADYLADLAASPDSLGEQPRAAEIPAQPQYGQQDQYGYQQPADPYGGYQQAYAQQQDQYGYQSADPYAYQGYDGQQAAYDPAQVQQGYAQPEQQQQQPHALDETSLFDTGMISAEQLRAYEQGRGGQ, encoded by the coding sequence TCGCGATGCTGGAAGAGGTGCGCGCGGCTCTGCCCGGCTCCCTCGCGCAGGCGCAGGAGCTGATCGGCGACCGGGAACAGCTCGTCGAGCAGGCCCGCCAGGAGGCCGACCGGATCATCCGGACCGCGCACGACGAGCGCGGCTCCCTGATCTCCGACACGGAGGTCGCCCGCCGCTCCCAGAGCGAGGCCGACCGCATCCTTGCCGAGGCCCGCAAGGAGGCCGAGGACGTCCGCGCCGAGGCCGACGACTACGTCGACTCCAAGCTCGCCAACTTCGAGGTCGTCCTCACCAAGACCCTCGGCTCGGTCGGCCGCGGCCGCGAGAAACTGCTCGGCACCGGCCCCGGCCTCGACGACCAGGGATACGAGGACGAGGACGCCCCCGAGCGCAGCCACGACCCCGAGACCCTGCGCCTCAACGCCGACAAGTACGTCGACGTGAAGCTCGGCGCCTTCGAGGCCGTCCTCGCCAAGACCCTGGAGGCGGTGGGCCGCGGCCGGCAGACCCTGCACGGCCGTATCGCGTCCGACGATCTCGGAGCCCTCGGTCAGGACGACGACGGCAACCCCAGGCAGCACACCAGCGACGCCGACTACCTCGCCGACCTCGCCGCCTCCCCGGACTCCCTCGGGGAGCAGCCCCGGGCGGCGGAGATCCCGGCCCAGCCGCAGTACGGCCAGCAGGACCAGTACGGCTACCAGCAGCCCGCCGACCCCTACGGCGGCTACCAGCAGGCGTACGCCCAGCAGCAGGACCAGTACGGCTACCAGTCCGCCGACCCGTACGCCTACCAGGGGTACGACGGGCAGCAGGCCGCCTACGACCCCGCCCAGGTCCAGCAGGGTTACGCCCAACCGGAACAGCAACAGCAGCAGCCCCACGCCCTCGACGAGACCAGTCTCTTCGACACCGGCATGATCAGCGCCGAGCAGCTGCGCGCCTACGAACAGGGGCGCGGCGGGCAGTAA
- the rpmF gene encoding 50S ribosomal protein L32, producing the protein MAVPKRKMSRSNTRHRRSQWKAAVPTLVACERCQEPKLQHIACPSCGTYNKRQVLEV; encoded by the coding sequence GTGGCTGTTCCGAAGCGGAAGATGTCGCGCAGCAACACGCGCCACCGCCGGTCGCAGTGGAAGGCTGCGGTCCCCACTCTGGTTGCGTGCGAGCGTTGCCAGGAGCCCAAGCTGCAGCACATCGCGTGCCCGTCTTGTGGCACTTACAACAAGCGCCAGGTCCTCGAGGTCTGA